The following coding sequences lie in one Nevskiales bacterium genomic window:
- the trpS gene encoding tryptophan--tRNA ligase, translating into MSQTAKPVILSGIQPSGALTLGNYIGAIRNWVQLQQDHDCLFMLVDLHAITVRQDPAELRQRCLEFLSLYIACGIDPDKNVLFVQSHVPQHAELAWVLNCYTYMGELNRMTQFKDKSQRHSENINAGLYDYPVLMAADILLYQSKFVPVGDDQKQHLELTRDVALRFNKLYGPVFTVPEPWIPKVGARIMSLQDPTVKMSKSDANNNAYISLLDDPDLVAKKIKRAVTDSGSEIRYEPDSRPGIANLMSIYAAITGQTLEQIEAAYQGKGYGAFKTDLAEITVNFIRPVQQRFHAVYDDREGLTRILRQGAEKAQARAQPTLARVFDVLGFLPR; encoded by the coding sequence GCGCGATCCGCAACTGGGTACAGCTGCAGCAGGACCACGACTGCCTGTTCATGCTGGTGGACCTGCACGCCATCACCGTGCGCCAGGACCCGGCCGAGCTGCGCCAGCGCTGCCTGGAATTCCTGAGCCTGTACATCGCCTGCGGCATCGACCCGGACAAGAACGTGCTGTTCGTGCAGTCGCACGTGCCGCAGCACGCCGAGCTCGCCTGGGTGCTGAACTGCTACACCTACATGGGCGAGCTGAACCGCATGACGCAGTTCAAGGACAAGTCGCAGCGGCACAGCGAGAACATCAACGCCGGCCTGTACGACTACCCGGTGCTGATGGCGGCCGACATCCTGCTGTACCAGTCGAAGTTCGTCCCGGTCGGCGACGACCAGAAGCAGCACCTGGAGCTGACCCGCGACGTGGCCCTGCGCTTCAACAAGCTGTACGGTCCGGTGTTCACCGTGCCGGAGCCCTGGATCCCGAAGGTCGGCGCGCGCATCATGAGCCTGCAGGATCCGACGGTGAAGATGTCCAAGTCGGACGCCAACAACAACGCCTATATCTCGCTGCTGGACGATCCCGACCTGGTGGCGAAGAAGATCAAGCGCGCGGTCACCGATTCCGGCAGCGAAATCCGCTATGAACCGGACAGCCGCCCCGGCATCGCCAACCTGATGAGCATCTACGCGGCCATCACCGGCCAGACGCTGGAACAGATCGAGGCCGCCTACCAGGGCAAGGGCTACGGCGCCTTCAAGACGGACCTGGCTGAAATCACGGTGAATTTCATCCGCCCGGTGCAGCAGCGGTTCCATGCGGTTTATGATGACCGCGAGGGTCTGACCCGCATCCTGCGCCAGGGCGCCGAAAAGGCCCAGGCCCGCGCGCAGCCCACGCTCGCGCGGGTCTTCGACGTGCTCGGCTTTTTGCCGCGCTGA
- a CDS encoding ScpA family protein: protein MTNANAAVEAQDSVIAKVRGEPLLKLPEDLYIPPDALEVFLEAFEGPLDLLLYLIRKQNFDILDIPVQKITQQYIEYIALMREMRFELAAEYLLMAAMLAEIKSRLLLPRPALEEGDEGQDPRAELVRRLQQYERFKTAAENLDALPRVGREIFIAHARPEQVPLAVALPQPTLRELIFAFRDVMLRAELFAHHHVQREPLSVRERMGRILADLAGGRQAQLLDLVEPAEGRLGVVVCFLAILELAKAELIQIQQAEPYAPVFLRLADGGADAGTLDDDAIETAYSG from the coding sequence ATGACAAACGCAAACGCAGCGGTCGAAGCCCAGGACAGCGTCATCGCCAAGGTGCGCGGCGAGCCGCTGCTCAAGCTGCCGGAGGACCTGTATATCCCGCCGGACGCGCTGGAGGTTTTCCTGGAGGCCTTCGAGGGGCCGCTGGACCTGCTGCTGTACCTGATCCGCAAGCAGAACTTCGACATCCTCGACATTCCCGTCCAGAAGATCACCCAGCAGTACATCGAGTACATCGCGCTGATGCGCGAGATGCGCTTCGAGCTGGCGGCCGAGTACCTGCTGATGGCCGCCATGCTGGCGGAGATCAAGTCGCGGCTGCTGCTGCCCAGGCCGGCCCTGGAAGAGGGCGATGAGGGCCAGGACCCGCGCGCCGAGCTGGTGCGCCGCCTGCAACAGTACGAGCGCTTCAAGACTGCGGCCGAGAACCTCGATGCGCTGCCGCGCGTGGGGCGCGAGATCTTCATCGCGCACGCGCGGCCCGAGCAGGTGCCGCTGGCGGTGGCGCTGCCGCAGCCGACGCTGCGCGAACTGATCTTTGCCTTCCGCGACGTCATGCTGCGCGCCGAGCTGTTCGCGCACCACCACGTCCAGCGCGAGCCGCTGTCGGTACGCGAACGCATGGGCCGCATCCTCGCCGACCTGGCCGGCGGCCGGCAGGCGCAGCTGCTCGACCTGGTGGAACCCGCCGAGGGCCGCCTGGGCGTGGTGGTCTGCTTCCTCGCCATCCTGGAGCTGGCCAAGGCCGAGCTGATCCAGATCCAGCAGGCCGAGCCCTACGCGCCGGTGTTCCTGCGTCTGGCCGACGGCGGCGCGGATGCCGGCACGCTGGACGACGACGCCATCGAAACCGCCTATTCGGGCTGA